GCGATCGCCTGATTCGCGTCCCCTGCGGCACGATGGTTTACGATGCCGAAACCGGCGAACAGCTCGGCGATTTGGTGCAGCCCGGCCAGCGGCTTGTTGTCGCCAAGGGTGGCAAGGGCGGGCTGGGCAACAAGCATTTTCTCAATAACTTTAACCGCGCCCCAGAGAAGGCCCTGCCAGGGCTTCCGGGTGAACAGCGCCTCATTCGTCTGGAGCTAAAGCTGCTGGCAGAGGTGGGCATTATTGGTCTGCCCAATGCGGGCAAGTCTACGCTGATTTCGGCGCTGTCGGCGGCGCGACCCAAAATTGCCGACTATCCCTTCACAACGCTGGTGCCCAACCTGGGGGTCGTCCGCAAGCCCACGGGCGACGGCACAGTGTTTGCCGACATTCCAGGGCTGATCGAGGGAGCACACCTGGGCACAGGACTGGGGCACGACTTTTTGCGACACATCGAGCGGACGCGCGTGCTGCTGCACCTAATTGACGCGACACAAGACGACCCGATCGCCGCTTACCAGGTGATTCAGGACGAACTGGAAGCCTATGGCCGCGGCCTGCCCAATCGCCCGCAAATTTTGGCACTGAATAAGGTCGATGCGCTGGGGGGTGAGCGGAAACGGGCGGAGGCGATCGCCGCTGAACTGCACCGCCTCAGCGGTCTACCCGTGTTCCAGATTTCTGCGGTGGCCCGAGTGGGTCTGGAGGCGCTGCTTCAGGAAGTCTGGCGCGTGCTAGATAGCGTAGAGGTGGAAGTTTAACCTGGCTCTCAGCCGACCCATCACGCCTTCTTTCGCACGGCGACCTGGTGTGACTGGTGCAATAGCTCAAGCTGACTCTTGAAGGTGGCGAGAAAGGCATCGATCGCCTCTTTGGTGCCGTAGCCCGTTAGCCCAAAGTCGTAGTCGTCGAAGATGAGGATGCCGCCGGGTTTGAGGACGAGCCAGCTTAGCAGGCCGTCGGTCATCACGTCGGGCGCGTGGTGAGAGCCATCGACATAGATAAAGTCGAAAGAATCCAGGGGGAGCGATCGCACGACATCCTTGGATACCCCGACTCGCTTGGTCACTTTCTCGGCAGCCCCAGTGCGGGCAATGTTCGCATCAAACCGGGCTTCGATGCCCTCGGTGTCGTGATCCAGCGACAGATTTTCGGAACTGCCCGCAAAGGTATCGACGCAGGTCAGCCGCGCCGTGGGATGGGTCAGCACATTTTCCAGCAGCCAACAGGCCGATCGCCCCTCCCAACTGCCAATCTCCAGCGCATTTAGGTTTTCCCGCCCCGCCAATGCCTGAAGCTGTTCCTGCCAGAGCCAGACGTTGCGGCTAAACCAGTCCTGAGTAAACTCATAGCCCTTGGCTTGAACGTCATCCTGGTATGCAATCCGCTGCAATTCGGCGCGGGCTGGGGCCAGGTCAGGACAGAGTTCGAGCGCCTGCTGAAAGTAGCCAATGGCGCGATCGCGCTCCCCCATATTCAGATACGACACGCCGATGTTGTAGAGCAGCCGCGCCTTCTGAAACGCGCTCAGGTCTGGCGCAGCGTCGAGCGCCTGCTGAAAATAGGACAGCGATTGGGCAAAGTCGCCCTGGCGATAGAGCGTGTTGCCCAGGTCTACGTAGGCTTTGATCAGGCGTTCGGTGGGGCTGAGTGGCTGCATAGTGAGCTAGAGCGTTGAATTGAGAGCGTCTTTAAGCGTCTATCTTTAAGCGTCTTATTTGAGCGTATAGGGTTGAGGTCGGCGTGGCGCGTGAGGCTTTGTAAGGGTTTTGTAATTTCGGCATCCGCAAAGCTCTTATTTTACTGGGAAGACTCCTTGCATTTCTCACCATTTCCATCCCCTCCGTCGAGGTCGTAGCGGGGTGAAAGTTTGGAGAACGCTGGGTCTGCCCATGCGATTTCGGTTCGCTGGCTTGAAAGGAAGCGGGCGATCGCGTCACAATAGAATTAGTTAAATTACTTAACACTTTTAATTTCCCTTATTCATCTGCCTTTTGCGCTCCGACATGGTTTTAGATTCGCGTTCTTTGGTTGACCACGCTGGCTCGGTTTTAGAAATTTCAAATCAGCAGAGCGTTTCCCAACCCTCTCCGGTAGACAGTTTTACCCATCGGCTGGATTATGACGTGGCGATCGCCGGAGGGGGCATCGTCGGGCTAACTCTGGCCTGCGCGTTGAAACATTCCGGGCTGCGGGTGGCGGTGATTGAGGCGAAGCCCATCGAGGCGGGCTTTTCCTGGCGGCGAGCCTACGCGCTAACCCTGATGACGGGGCGCATTCTTGCAGGGCTGGGGCTATGGGACAAAATTCTGCCGCAAATTGCCACCTTTCGCCAGATCCGGCTGGCAGACGAAGACTCGCCCGCCGTGGTGACGCTCCAGCCCCAAGACCTAGGCACAGCGGAACTAGGCTATGTGGGCGAACATCACGTCTTGCTGCGATCGCTCTACGAAGCCCTAGACAACACGCCCAACCTCACTTGGCACTGCCCCGCAACGCTGGTGGCGGTGGACTATAAATCCGATCACGTCACTCTGCATTTGGAGCAGGAGAGCGAACGGCGGCAATTCACCACGCAACTGCTAGTGGCGGCGGACGGAGCGCGATCGCCCCTGCGAGAATCGGCGGGCATCGGCACCCACGGCTGGCAATACTGGCAGTCCTGTGTGACGGCGGTGATTCGCCCCGAAAAAGACCACGGCAACGTAGCCCGCGAACACTTCTGGACGAGTGGTCCCTTTGCCACGCTGCCGCTGCCCGACAACCGCTGCCAGATCGTGCTGACGGCTCCCCATGAAGAAGCCAGGGCGCTGCTAGAGACAGAAGAATCGGCATTTCTGGTAGAGCTAGAGCGACGCTATGGCGGGCAGTTGGGGCGGCTGGAACTGGTGGGCGATCGCGCGTTGTTCCCGGTGCGGCTGATGCAGAGCGATCGCTACGTGCAGCCCCGGCTGGCGCTGGTGGGCGACGCGGCACACTGTTGCCATCCCGTCGGCGGTCAGGGGCTGAATCTGGGCATTCGGGATGCAGCGGCGCTGGCAGAGGTGCTAACCCAGGCACACGCCACAGGCAAAGACTTGGGCACCTTGCCCGTGCTGAAGCGCTACGAGCGCTGGCGAAAGCTAGAGAACTTAACAATTCTGGGCTTTACCGACCTGCTGGATCGCACCTTCTCCAACCGCTGGCGTCCGCTGGTGATGGCGCGACGGCTGGCGCTGCGGCTGATGGCCGGGCTGTGGCCGCTGCGGTTTCTGGCACTGCGGCTGATGACGGGGCTGGGCGGGCGATCGCCCCAACTCGCCCAACACCCTGGAAAACCCCAACTAGAGCGTTAGTGAGGCCTGTAGTACCGGGCTTTCAGAGAAAAGACGCTACACTAAACTGCATTTGTCGGTTCATGTGTTTGCGCTATGGAATCCCTAATTGAACCTGTCTCGATTGAAGAAAACTTAAAGCAGTTTTTGCTGGTGATCTCGGCGGCGCTGATTATCGCCGTACTGCCGCAGAGTATCCCCTGGATGCGGAAGCTGCCCTACACCGTGCTGCTGGTGATCGCGGGCATGGGGCTAGCGCTGCTGGATATTCATTTCTTTTCGCCATCGCCAGAGCTAATTCTGTGGATCTTCCTGCCGCCGCTGCTGTTTGAGGCAGCGTGGAACATTCGATGGCGCGAACTCCGCCGCAACCTGGTTCCCATCGCGCTCTATGCCACGCTGGGCGTAGTGGTGACGATCCTGGGCATTGCGTTTGCGCTGGCGCAGTGGGCCGATTTTCTCTGGCCGGTGGCACTGCTGACGGGCGCGTGTCTATCGGCGACCGACCCAGTGGCAGTCAGCACGCTGCTACGCGAACTGGGCGCACCCTCGCGGCTCAAGGTGCTGGTAGAAGGCGAGAGCATGTTCAACGACGGCACGGCCGTGGTCGCCTTTAGCCTGCTGCTGGGGCTGGCGACGGGCACAGAAACCTTCGATCTGCAAAACCTGATTGTGGAATTTGCCTCGGTCGTAGGCATTGGCGTGGGCGTGGGGCTGCTGGTGGGCTTTGGCATTTCGCTAATCACCAAACAATTTGACCTGCCGCTAGTAGAGCAGTCCTTGACGCTGGTGGGAGCCTACGCCGCCTATCTGATTGGCGAAAACCTGGGCGGATCGGGCGTGATCGGCACCGTCACCGTCGGGCTGATCATGGGCAACTTTGGGTCGCGGGTGGGCATGAACCCCCGGACGCGGGTGGTGGTCAGCGAGTTTTGGGAATTTATCGCCTTTTTCTTTAATTCCATCCTGTTTTTCCTGATTGGCGACCAATTGCTGATCGACTCGGTGTGGTCGGGCTTGGCGGGCATTGCCGTGGCGATCGCCGCTGTTTTGGTGACTCGCGTCGTGGCGATCGCCCTGCTCACGGCCATCAGCAACCGCATCACCACTGTCGATATCGGCTGGAACCTCCAGACCATGCTGTGCTGGAGCGGGCTGCGGGGTGGCGTTGCGCTGGCGCTGGCCCTCAGCGTGCCCGAAACCGTGCCCCAGCGAGATGCCCTAATCGCGGTGGTGTTTGGCACGGTGTTTTTCACCATCCTGGTGCAGGGCATCACGGTCAAGCCGCTGTTGCAGGCGCTCGACCTGATCCAGGCAAACCCAATCCAGCAGCAGTATCTAGAACTCATCTCGCGGGAAACCGCTCTGCAAAAAGTGCTGGACTATATGCAGCAGCCAGGCACTCGCGCAGGCATCGACCCCGCTGCGTTTCGCGCCGAACAGTCCACCATCGAAGCAGAATTGCACAAGTTGCAGCAGCAGAGCCAGTCCCTTTGTCAGCAAAACCCATCCCTGGCTGAGTTGGGCATCGAAACCCTGCGGAAAGAACTGCTGGCTGTAGAGTCCAACGCCTACTACGAGCTGGTGCAACTGGGCCGGCTGAGCCAAGAGCCGCCCGCGCTGCTGGAATCAATCATTAACGACGAGGAAAATCCTCACACTCCAGAACCAGCCGCCAAGCCAGAAATCGCCCCCATCGCCGCCACCAAAGAAAGCTAACCCCTGAACCCTCAACCCCAGGGACCCGGTGGCTGCTCCGGCAGCTCTTCGGAATGTACCTGCTGGTCATACAGTTTGAACCCGCGAGACTGGTAGTTTTTCAGCGCGTAGGGGCCATCCAGGCTGCATGTATGCACCCACACCCGCTTTGCCCCCATGTTCCAGGCTTGCTGCGTGCCCACGGTCAGCAAGTGTCCACCCAGCCCTTGCCCCATGAACTGCCCCAATAGCCCAAAGTAGGCAATTTCCACATTCTCATCGGGCTGCGCCTCCAGTTCTACATAGCCTGCTGGCGTACCCGACACATAGGCTACCCAGGTTTGCACCTGCGGGCGATCGAGATAGCGCAACCACTGCTCATAGCTCCAAGACAACCGCTGGAGCCAATACCAGTCGCCCCCGACTGCCGTATAGAGAAAGCGGCTAAACTCTGGCGACGGAACCTCGGCCTGCATGACCACTAGATCGGCACGGCTGGATAGGGTGGGGCGCAGCCACTCTGGGCTGAGCATTTCCAGATACCAGGTGGTGACGGGGGTGAGCATGGGAGAGGATTGGGTTGTGGATGGGCAGGGGGAAAAGTAAAGCGGGCAGAGCGTGCGTCCTGAATCCCTGCCTTCTGTCTCCTGACCCTTCTTTCAAAGCTGCGATCGCACTGCCGGATAAAGTTGAGCAAAGCGCTGATGGGCGGTTTCTAGGGCAGGGGAAGGGGAGTTAGGAATGGTGATCTGCGGGGCGGGGGCAATTTGCGTCGCGCTCCCTCCAGGAATCGCCTGCTTCTCTTTCCAGGGTTCTCCTATTTGTCTATCTTGCCCGATTCCCAGCCGCGCCAGCAGAGCGGCTCCTTTGGCCGAGGCCGATTGGGTTTCGACGCTGTGTAGCGGACGCTGAAGCACATCGGCCAAAAGTTGTCGCCACTGGGGATGCAGGCTGCCGCCGCCCGCCAGATACAGGGTATCGGGATTTGCCCCGGTTGCCTGGAGTGCCGCAAAGCCCTGAGCAATAGCAAAGGCAACGCCCTCTAGCGTGGCGCGGGCCAGGTGGGCGCGGGTGTGGTGCAGCCCCAGCCCAATCCAGGCCCCGGTGGGGGTGGGATCCAGGTGGGGGGTGCGTTCTCCGGTGAGGTAGGGCAAGCACACCAGCCCGTCGCAGCCCGGTTCCACGGTAAACGCCTGGTCGTAGAGGTCGGCCCAGCTTAGGCCCAGCAGTTGCCGCACCCACTCTAGCGCCAGCCCCGCATTTTGCATGGCGGCGAGGGTATACCACTGATTCGGGAGGGCCGCATGAAACAGGTGGGTGCAGCCGTGCGGGTCGAGGGTGGGGCGATCGCCCACCAGCGTAATTTGTGCACCCGTGCCGACAGTGAGCTGGCAATCTCCAGCCGTAGTTAGTCCGCTCCCCAGCAGCGCGGCGGCAGTATCGGCGGCTCCGGCCACTACGGGCAGATCGGCAGGCAACCCTAGATGCTCGGCGGCGCTGCGGGTCAGGGTTCCGGCGATCGCCCTCGAAGCCACAATTGGCGGCAGCCAGTCGGTTCGCAGGTGCAGGGCCTCCAGCAGGGCGATCGCCCAGGTTCCCGCTGCCACATCCGCCATCAGCGTACCCGAAGCGTCCGAGGGTTCCGTCGCCGCCTGTCCCGTTAGCCGCAGCCGCAGCCAGTCTTTGGGTTGCAGCGCCCAACGGGCCATCCGATATACCTCCGGTTCTCCCTGCCGCAGCCACAGCAGGCTCGGCCCCGCCATGCCCACGGTCAGCGGGTTGGCCAGCGGCCGCAGCGCCTCAGTTCCCAGCGCCCGATAGTGTTCTAGCTCATAGTGCGATCGCCCATCGGCCCAGAGAATCGCCGACCGCAGCGGGTTTCCCGCCCCATCACACACCACCACGCCATGCATTTGCCCCGACAGCCCGATGGCTTGCACCTGCGCAGCATAGGACTGAACCACCTTCCGAACGGCGATCGCCCCTGCGTTCCACCAGTCCTGCGGGTCGCTTTCGGCCCAGCCCGGATGGGGCGCATTCACCGGATACGGATGGGAAGCTTCAGCGATGACGGTTCCATCAGCGCTCATCAGCAGCGCTTTTAGGGAACTGGTGCCGAGGTCAATTCCAAGAAACATTGGGAAAAGGAAAAGGGAAAAAGGAAAAAGGAAAAATAAACAAGGGGCTAGATAAGCAGGAAATGTGAGGGTGAGTGACTGACTTCAACCGTTTAACCCCACTCCACCCCGCCAATCACCCTGTCTCCTCAGATCTGCCTCTTAAAGATCTGCCTCTTGAAGAATAGACGTGCCTCTTAGCGGCGGAACTTGCCTTTGGCACAAGCAGTCTGCTAACTCGACCCACTTGCCTGTAGAATGAATCCAACTTTCGGCGCTGGTGGTGCCAGGGAAAAAATCTCTGACGAGCGGCGTTGCTGCAACCGTCTAAACTTTCCCCCGATGACCCAAACAAGCCCCAAATCAACGTCCGTTTGGGCCTGTAATTAAGGAGTATTAAGTCGTTATGAGGTCACTATTTCAACGGAGTGCGGCGATCGCAGTAGCAAGCGGCATCGCGTTGACTGGTCTATTAGCGGGTGGGCTGCGCGTCTTGGCGTTGACCACCGAGCAAGTCATGGAACGTCTCCGCCCCATCCCTGTGTTTGCAGTTACCGATGCCGATGGCACCCCGCTCGTTGCCACAACTGGGGAAGGAGATAACGCCACCCCCGTCGCAGGGGTCTTCATCAGCCGTCAAGACGCGCAGCAGTTTGTCGAGGGACTGAAATCTCGCAATCCCCAGCTTGGCAACTCGGTGCAAGTGACAACCGTTTCGCTGGCGGAAATTTTTGAACTGGCGGTGCGCCAGCAAAACGACGATGATGCCCTGCGGTTCTACTTCGTGCCCATGCGTCAGCAGGTCGAGTCGGCCCGCACGGTACTCCAGCAAAATCGGCAAAATCCTGAGAATTTCGAGGGTGTTCCGCTGTTTTTCCTGGAATCGACCCAGGAGGGCGGTGGCTATCTCACCATTCAGCAGGGGAACCAGCGGG
The Thermoleptolyngbya sichuanensis A183 DNA segment above includes these coding regions:
- the obgE gene encoding GTPase ObgE, which produces MQFIDQAEVEVEAGKGGDGLVAFHREKYVPAGGPSGGNGGHGGSVILEAATDLQTLLDFRYARKFKAEDGQRGGPKNMTGASGSDRLIRVPCGTMVYDAETGEQLGDLVQPGQRLVVAKGGKGGLGNKHFLNNFNRAPEKALPGLPGEQRLIRLELKLLAEVGIIGLPNAGKSTLISALSAARPKIADYPFTTLVPNLGVVRKPTGDGTVFADIPGLIEGAHLGTGLGHDFLRHIERTRVLLHLIDATQDDPIAAYQVIQDELEAYGRGLPNRPQILALNKVDALGGERKRAEAIAAELHRLSGLPVFQISAVARVGLEALLQEVWRVLDSVEVEV
- a CDS encoding class I SAM-dependent methyltransferase, encoding MQPLSPTERLIKAYVDLGNTLYRQGDFAQSLSYFQQALDAAPDLSAFQKARLLYNIGVSYLNMGERDRAIGYFQQALELCPDLAPARAELQRIAYQDDVQAKGYEFTQDWFSRNVWLWQEQLQALAGRENLNALEIGSWEGRSACWLLENVLTHPTARLTCVDTFAGSSENLSLDHDTEGIEARFDANIARTGAAEKVTKRVGVSKDVVRSLPLDSFDFIYVDGSHHAPDVMTDGLLSWLVLKPGGILIFDDYDFGLTGYGTKEAIDAFLATFKSQLELLHQSHQVAVRKKA
- a CDS encoding FAD-dependent hydroxylase, encoding MVLDSRSLVDHAGSVLEISNQQSVSQPSPVDSFTHRLDYDVAIAGGGIVGLTLACALKHSGLRVAVIEAKPIEAGFSWRRAYALTLMTGRILAGLGLWDKILPQIATFRQIRLADEDSPAVVTLQPQDLGTAELGYVGEHHVLLRSLYEALDNTPNLTWHCPATLVAVDYKSDHVTLHLEQESERRQFTTQLLVAADGARSPLRESAGIGTHGWQYWQSCVTAVIRPEKDHGNVAREHFWTSGPFATLPLPDNRCQIVLTAPHEEARALLETEESAFLVELERRYGGQLGRLELVGDRALFPVRLMQSDRYVQPRLALVGDAAHCCHPVGGQGLNLGIRDAAALAEVLTQAHATGKDLGTLPVLKRYERWRKLENLTILGFTDLLDRTFSNRWRPLVMARRLALRLMAGLWPLRFLALRLMTGLGGRSPQLAQHPGKPQLER
- a CDS encoding cation:proton antiporter, with protein sequence MESLIEPVSIEENLKQFLLVISAALIIAVLPQSIPWMRKLPYTVLLVIAGMGLALLDIHFFSPSPELILWIFLPPLLFEAAWNIRWRELRRNLVPIALYATLGVVVTILGIAFALAQWADFLWPVALLTGACLSATDPVAVSTLLRELGAPSRLKVLVEGESMFNDGTAVVAFSLLLGLATGTETFDLQNLIVEFASVVGIGVGVGLLVGFGISLITKQFDLPLVEQSLTLVGAYAAYLIGENLGGSGVIGTVTVGLIMGNFGSRVGMNPRTRVVVSEFWEFIAFFFNSILFFLIGDQLLIDSVWSGLAGIAVAIAAVLVTRVVAIALLTAISNRITTVDIGWNLQTMLCWSGLRGGVALALALSVPETVPQRDALIAVVFGTVFFTILVQGITVKPLLQALDLIQANPIQQQYLELISRETALQKVLDYMQQPGTRAGIDPAAFRAEQSTIEAELHKLQQQSQSLCQQNPSLAELGIETLRKELLAVESNAYYELVQLGRLSQEPPALLESIINDEENPHTPEPAAKPEIAPIAATKES
- a CDS encoding GNAT family N-acetyltransferase, which encodes MLTPVTTWYLEMLSPEWLRPTLSSRADLVVMQAEVPSPEFSRFLYTAVGGDWYWLQRLSWSYEQWLRYLDRPQVQTWVAYVSGTPAGYVELEAQPDENVEIAYFGLLGQFMGQGLGGHLLTVGTQQAWNMGAKRVWVHTCSLDGPYALKNYQSRGFKLYDQQVHSEELPEQPPGPWG
- the xylB gene encoding xylulokinase, producing MFLGIDLGTSSLKALLMSADGTVIAEASHPYPVNAPHPGWAESDPQDWWNAGAIAVRKVVQSYAAQVQAIGLSGQMHGVVVCDGAGNPLRSAILWADGRSHYELEHYRALGTEALRPLANPLTVGMAGPSLLWLRQGEPEVYRMARWALQPKDWLRLRLTGQAATEPSDASGTLMADVAAGTWAIALLEALHLRTDWLPPIVASRAIAGTLTRSAAEHLGLPADLPVVAGAADTAAALLGSGLTTAGDCQLTVGTGAQITLVGDRPTLDPHGCTHLFHAALPNQWYTLAAMQNAGLALEWVRQLLGLSWADLYDQAFTVEPGCDGLVCLPYLTGERTPHLDPTPTGAWIGLGLHHTRAHLARATLEGVAFAIAQGFAALQATGANPDTLYLAGGGSLHPQWRQLLADVLQRPLHSVETQSASAKGAALLARLGIGQDRQIGEPWKEKQAIPGGSATQIAPAPQITIPNSPSPALETAHQRFAQLYPAVRSQL
- a CDS encoding Tic22 family protein translates to MRSLFQRSAAIAVASGIALTGLLAGGLRVLALTTEQVMERLRPIPVFAVTDADGTPLVATTGEGDNATPVAGVFISRQDAQQFVEGLKSRNPQLGNSVQVTTVSLAEIFELAVRQQNDDDALRFYFVPMRQQVESARTVLQQNRQNPENFEGVPLFFLESTQEGGGYLTIQQGNQRVIPIFFTQQDLQAMVTRITQQEPSLAGRTRVQVTSLETLIQIFQSSDDPDLNQVVLVPPRETLEYIRTLQPNGGTAPAGGGRNSGGRTR